The genomic window aaattattacttcGGGGTTTATATACCTCAAGGCATTTTAGTACACTAGACATTATACCGAAAATGGAAGTTACACTTCCATGtggaaataatgaaatgattataaaataaatttctaaCATAGGCCTACGCGTACAGGTTTTGAGTCATCAGTAGTACGCATATCACAACACTGGCTGCCACGTAGCTTGAACTGGAAAAATAGTTCATTTGTCGACTTATAATCCAATACCTCTACTGAAATAAGGATACGGCTGTATTATTTACTTTAAGCAGAGAGGTGTATGTTCAATAGTATGGTAATTAGCTGAGTGGGGGTGTTAAGGGGGAGGAATATCAATTTTTACTGCATCACCTGTCAGCAGCATCCAATCGGCACCCAGCTCTGGGGGCATTAATTGATGAAGGTGTCTCAGGACTTGCTTGCTCCAGTCTGTCAGTCTATTTGTGGCTAAACCAGCGGCGGGAAGAGCAGCTGCATTTTggctcttattctctctctctctctctctctctctctctctctcacacacacacacacaaacacatactctattgctctctctctctcatatgcacacacactccctctctctctctctctctctctctcacacacacacacacacacatactctcttgctctctctctcatatgcacactctctctctctctctctctctctcacacacaccctccctctctctctctctctctctctctgtatccctCTCATTCAGTCAGAGTGGttcaccttcctcctcctccctgagCATATGGGAAGTGAAGCATAAGACCGCAGGTACACAGGCAGACGGCATACTGCCTATTGGCAACATCATGCAGTCCATCACTTATGTCCTTCCCAGAGCCATGGATTaattttttctcttatttttgttttttcaaattctggAACTTTTATAGATACATATTTCTTGATGCAATGTATAGCATGTGTTATCTGAAGAAAAATGCCTTGAGAtaaaaaaatggacattttttGCTGTGGACACCTATCAAGCCAGATGTGTGGATTAATACAATAGACAAAATGGGGGATTTGGAGTCTGGTTTTGAAGAGATGGATGGCGTGAAACTGGGTTACCTGGTTATTAAAGGAAAGCAAATGTTTGCCCTTTCGCAAGTTTTCACCGACCTCTTGAAAAATATCCCAAGGACCACTGTGCACAAACGAATGGACCACTTAAACGTGAAAAAACACCACTGTGATCTGGAGGAACTGCGAAAACTCAAAGCAATAAATTCTATAGCTTTCCATGCGGCTAAATGTACTCTAATTTCAAGGGAAGACGTGGAAGCTTTATATGTTTCTTGCAAAACGGAACGGGTGCTGAAATCCAAAAGAAGCAAACTAAAAACGAAGTCATCCGAGTATCTATATGATGAACAGATTTGCTCCGATCCTAGCAACAgtttttggagagaaaaagtTTGGCTCAGTTTGCACGGGGTGCATCAGCCTCTCGCGTTTAAGAACAGAACCGGGCGGAAGCTTGCTGAGTCTGTCTCAACCCCGGCTTGTAATCTACCTCAGATTCACAGTAAATGCACAAGCCATGGCAACCATACCAGTGCAAAATCTGCATGTAGGACATCT from Anguilla anguilla isolate fAngAng1 chromosome 8, fAngAng1.pri, whole genome shotgun sequence includes these protein-coding regions:
- the LOC118233578 gene encoding SKI/DACH domain-containing protein 1-like gives rise to the protein MGDLESGFEEMDGVKLGYLVIKGKQMFALSQVFTDLLKNIPRTTVHKRMDHLNVKKHHCDLEELRKLKAINSIAFHAAKCTLISREDVEALYVSCKTERVLKSKRSKLKTKSSEYLYDEQICSDPSNSFWREKVWLSLHGVHQPLAFKNRTGRKLAESVSTPACNLPQIHSKCTSHGNHTSAKSACRTSKNYETAQIPRNSFLFNPGHSIFRSVVCARQSSLYQSAIAVQSKLSSAADLTYKRKRQHENTGWHFWNTGRHSRRVLLVPKCCKSKLLNGSLNRFNLEQDLYIDHQHIGNFQESCSSDTESSSYSGRADNDSDFGSSLSATSNSGTSDEEDDSVSESSDVSSDEDSSSHGDRRIEAA